One Mycobacteroides abscessus ATCC 19977 genomic window carries:
- a CDS encoding AurF N-oxygenase family protein: MSLREKLRAKKEVRGDAKYVQVLETLSHGSTNRNFDPFIDIDWDSPEYAVVPNDTRWVLPHRTDPLGRHPWYQSQPLEKQIEIGMWRQANVAKVGLHFESILIRGLIQYAFSVPNGSPEFRYLNHESIEECNHTLMFQEMVNRLGVDVPGMPRLLRWLSPFIPLASTVAPETFFIGVLAGEEPIDHTQKNVLREGDNLHPIMRRVMEIHVAEEARHISFAHEYLHKRVPTMHWFNRFVLSISTPIIMRVLMGAIMTPPRSFFKKFGIPDDVRKEIFWKSPASRQTMSEVFSDVRMLCRGVGMMNPIAKLVWRVLHIDGRAARYRSEPQRGPLVNYAAPEAAASDSPSAVPA, translated from the coding sequence ATGTCCCTCCGCGAGAAGTTGCGCGCGAAGAAGGAAGTGCGCGGCGACGCCAAGTACGTCCAGGTGCTGGAGACCCTGTCGCACGGATCGACGAACCGGAACTTCGATCCGTTCATCGACATCGACTGGGACTCGCCCGAGTACGCCGTCGTCCCCAATGACACCCGCTGGGTGCTCCCGCATCGCACCGACCCGCTCGGCCGGCACCCCTGGTACCAGTCGCAGCCGCTGGAGAAGCAGATCGAGATCGGGATGTGGCGCCAGGCCAACGTGGCCAAGGTGGGACTGCACTTCGAGAGCATCCTGATCCGTGGGCTCATTCAGTACGCCTTCAGCGTGCCCAATGGCTCCCCGGAGTTCCGCTACCTGAACCACGAGTCCATCGAGGAGTGCAACCACACCCTGATGTTCCAGGAGATGGTGAACCGCCTCGGTGTCGATGTTCCGGGTATGCCGCGCCTGCTGCGCTGGCTGTCGCCGTTCATTCCGCTGGCGTCGACCGTCGCGCCCGAGACCTTCTTCATCGGTGTGCTCGCCGGGGAAGAGCCCATCGACCACACTCAGAAGAACGTGCTGCGCGAGGGTGACAACCTGCACCCGATCATGCGGCGCGTCATGGAGATCCACGTCGCCGAGGAGGCTCGGCACATCTCGTTCGCGCACGAGTACCTGCACAAGCGCGTCCCGACGATGCACTGGTTCAACCGTTTCGTGCTGTCCATCAGCACCCCCATCATCATGCGGGTATTGATGGGCGCGATCATGACGCCGCCGCGCAGCTTCTTCAAGAAGTTCGGCATCCCGGACGATGTCCGCAAGGAGATCTTCTGGAAGAGCCCGGCCTCTCGTCAGACGATGAGCGAGGTCTTCTCCGACGTCCGCATGCTGTGCCGTGGGGTGGGCATGATGAACCCCATCGCCAAGCTGGTGTGGCGAGTGCTGCACATCGACGGCCGTGCCGCCCGCTACCGCAGCGAGCCGCAGCGCGGCCCGCTGGTGAACTACGCGGCTCCTGAGGCCGCAGCGTCTGATTCACCCAGCGCTGTTCCCGCCTGA
- the serC gene encoding phosphoserine transaminase, translated as MAELTIPADLLPADGRFGCGPSKVRPEQLQSLVTAGASLFGTSHRQAPVKNLVGRVREGLKELFSAPDGYEVILGNGGSTLFWDAAAFGLIREKSLHLTFGEFSAKFASCVAKNPFVGDPIKVVADPGSAPAPVSDPSADVIAWAHNETSTGVMVPVRRPAGSENALVLIDATSGAGGLPVDLSEVDAYYFAPQKNFAGDGGLWVSLMSPAALERVEEIGGSGRWVPDILSLPIAVENSLKNQTYNTPAIGTLLLLADQIDWLLAGGGLDWATKRTADSASRLYSWAEATSYTTPFVADPAQRSQVVGTIDFNDDVDAAAVAKVLRANGVVDTEPYRKLGRNQLRVAMFAAIDPEDISKLTQCVDWVVERL; from the coding sequence GTGGCTGAATTGACCATCCCCGCTGACCTACTGCCCGCCGACGGACGCTTTGGCTGCGGCCCCTCCAAGGTGCGCCCCGAACAGCTGCAATCGCTCGTGACTGCCGGCGCTTCCCTTTTCGGTACCTCGCACCGGCAAGCACCCGTCAAGAACCTCGTGGGCCGCGTCCGCGAGGGCCTCAAGGAGCTGTTCTCCGCTCCCGACGGCTACGAGGTGATCCTCGGCAACGGCGGCTCCACGCTGTTCTGGGATGCCGCCGCGTTCGGCCTGATCCGCGAGAAGTCGCTGCATCTGACGTTCGGTGAATTCAGCGCGAAGTTCGCCTCCTGCGTGGCCAAGAACCCGTTCGTCGGTGATCCCATCAAGGTGGTCGCGGACCCGGGCAGCGCGCCCGCCCCCGTCTCGGACCCGTCCGCCGATGTGATCGCCTGGGCCCACAACGAAACCTCGACCGGTGTCATGGTTCCGGTGCGACGTCCCGCCGGGTCGGAGAACGCACTGGTACTCATCGATGCCACCTCCGGCGCCGGCGGCCTGCCCGTCGACCTGTCGGAGGTGGACGCGTACTACTTCGCGCCGCAGAAGAACTTCGCCGGCGACGGCGGGCTGTGGGTGTCCCTGATGAGCCCCGCCGCCCTGGAACGGGTGGAGGAGATCGGCGGCAGTGGACGCTGGGTGCCGGACATCCTGTCACTACCGATCGCGGTGGAGAACAGCCTGAAGAACCAGACCTACAACACCCCCGCGATCGGGACCTTGCTGCTGCTGGCCGACCAGATCGACTGGCTGCTGGCCGGCGGCGGCCTGGACTGGGCCACCAAGCGCACCGCCGATTCGGCCTCGCGGCTGTACTCCTGGGCCGAGGCGACGTCGTACACCACGCCGTTCGTTGCGGATCCGGCGCAGCGTTCACAGGTGGTGGGCACCATCGACTTCAACGACGATGTAGATGCGGCCGCAGTTGCCAAGGTGCTGCGCGCCAACGGCGTGGTGGACACTGAGCCCTATCGCAAGCTGGGCCGCAACCAGCTGCGGGTGGCCATGTTCGCGGCCATCGATCCCGAGGACATCTCCAAGCTGACCCAGTGCG